The Rhinolophus sinicus isolate RSC01 linkage group LG09, ASM3656204v1, whole genome shotgun sequence genome includes a window with the following:
- the MBD1 gene encoding methyl-CpG-binding domain protein 1 isoform X16 yields the protein MAEEWLDCPALGPGWKRREVFRKSGATCGRSDTYYQSPTGDRIRSKVELTRYLGPACDLTLFDFKQGILCYPAPKARSLPVPSKKRKKPSRPVKAPKCQVGSQKSEDKKEAPRVETKADTDTAPASLPAPGYCENCGISFSGDGTRRQRLKTLCKDCRAQRIAFNREQRMFKRVGCGECAACQVTEDCGACSTCLLQLPHDVASGLFCKCEQRRCLRIVEKSRGCGVCRGCQTREDCGHCRVCLRPPRPGLRRQWRCVQRRCLRGKRSRRRGGCDSKLTARWRPRTQTLPPLPPSQPPESPELHPRALAPSPPAEFIYYCVDEDELQPYTNRRQNRKCGACAACLRRMDCGHCDFCCDKPKFGGSNQKRQKCRWRQCLQFAMKRLLPSVWAGSEDGAGPPPTYPRRKRPGSTRRPLLGHTLKPPLAVSTAPPEHVQTPMKQEAGGGFVLPPPGTDLVFLREGASSPVQVPGPAPASTEALLQEAQCPGLSWVVALPQVKQEKVDAQEEWTPGTAILTSPVLLPGCPSKALDPGLPLVKQEPPDPEEEKSKDDSASDSAPEEEAAGVGTPVITEIFSLGGTRLRDTAVWLPSLQGRQSGKEDGCKVWETEDTLAPASTSRNPRGWPGTHVSRTPPPASMMWVSCRRSWCRSSRS from the exons ATGGCTGAGGAGTGGCTGGactgcccagccctgggccctggcTGGAAGCGCCGGGAGGTTTTCCGCAAGTCAGGTGCCACCTGTGGACGCTCAGACACCTATTACCAGAG CCCCACAGGAGACAGGATCCGAAGCAAAGTTGAGCTGACCCGATACCTGGGCCCTGCGTGCGACCTCACTCTCTTCGACTTCAAACAAGGCATCCTTTGCTATCCAGCCCCCAAG GCCCGGTCCTTGCCTGTCCCCAGCAAGAAGCGGAAGAAGCCTTCGAGGCCAGTCAAGGCTCCGAAATGTCAGGTTGGATCCCAAAAAAGTGAGGACAAGAAGGAGGCCCCAAGAGTTGAGACCAAGGCTGACACGGACACAGCCCCGGCTTCTCTCCCTGCGCCTGG GTACTGTGAGAACTGTGGAATCAGCTTCTCAGGAGATGGTACCCGAAGGCAGCGGCTCAAGACGTTGTGCAAGGACTGCCGAG CACAGAGAATTGCTTTCAACCGGGAGCAGAGGATGTTTAAG CGTGTGGGCTGCGGGGAGTGTGCAGCCTGCCAGGTCACGGAGGACTGCGGGGCCTGCTCCACCTGCCTTCTGCAGCTGCCCCATGATGTGGCCTCGGGGCTGTTCTGCAAATGTGAGCAGAGACGGTGCCTCCGGATCGTGGAAAAG AGCCGAGGGTGTGGAGTGTGCCGGGGCTGTCAGACCCGAGAGGACTGTGGCCATTGCCGAGTCTGCCTCCGCCCTCCCCGCCCTGGTCTTAGGCGCCAGTGGAGGTGCGTCCAGCGGCGCTGCCTACGG GGTAAACGTAGCCGCCGCAGGGGAGGCTGCGACTCCAAGTTGACTGCCCGGTGGCGTCCCCGAACCCAGACTCTGCCTCCACTTCCCCCATCGCAGCCTCCAGAGTCCCCAGAGCTG CACCCCAGAGCCCTGGCCCCCTCGCCACCTGCCGAGTTCATCTATTACTGTGTAGACGAGGACGAGCTA CAGCCCTACACAAACCGCCGGCAGAATCGTAAGTGTGGGGCCTGTGCAGCCTGCCTGCGGCGGATGGACTGTGGCCACTGTGACTTCTGCTGTGACAAGCCCAAATTCGGGGGCAGCAACCAGAAGCGCCAGAAGTGTCGTTGGCGCCAATGCCTGCAGTTTGCCAtg AAGCGTCTGCTGCCCAGTGTCTGGGCAGGGTCTGAGGATGGGGCAGGGCCGCCCCCAACTTACCCTCGTCGAAAGAGGCCTGGCTCAACTCGACGGCCCCTCCTGGGCCATACCCTGAAGCCCCCGTTGGCTGTGTCCACAGCCCCACCAGAACATGTCCAGACTCCAATGAAGCAGGAAGCTGGCGGTGGTTTTGTGTTGCCCCCACCTGGCACTGACCTTGTGTTTTTACGGGAGGGTGCAAGCAGTCCTGTGCAGGTACCTGGACCTGCCCCAGCTTCCACAGAAGCCCTGTTGCAG GAGGCGCAGTGCCCTGGCCTGAGTTGGGTTGTGGCCTTACCCCAGGTGAAGCAAGAGAAGGTGGATGCCCAGGAAGAATGGACACCGGGCACAGCCATCCTGACTTCTCCCGTATTGCTGCCTGGCTGCCCCAGCAAG gcATTAGACCCAGGCCTGCCACTTGTGAAGCAAGAGCCACCTGACCCTGAGGAGGAGAAGAGCAAGGATGACTCAGCCTCTGATTCGGCcccagaggaggaggcagcaggggTTGGCACGCCAGTG ATCACGGAGATTTTCAGCCTGGGTGGAACCCGCCTCCGGGACACAGCAGTCTGGTTGCCAAG
- the MBD1 gene encoding methyl-CpG-binding domain protein 1 isoform X42: MAEEWLDCPALGPGWKRREVFRKSGATCGRSDTYYQSPTGDRIRSKVELTRYLGPACDLTLFDFKQGILCYPAPKARSLPVPSKKRKKPSRPVKAPKCQVGSQKSEDKKEAPRVETKADTDTAPASLPAPGYCENCGISFSGDGTRRQRLKTLCKDCRAQRIAFNREQRMFKRVGCGECAACQVTEDCGACSTCLLQLPHDVASGLFCKCEQRRCLRIVEKSRGCGVCRGCQTREDCGHCRVCLRPPRPGLRRQWRCVQRRCLRGKRSRRRGGCDSKLTARWRPRTQTLPPLPPSQPPESPELHPRALAPSPPAEFIYYCVDEDELQPYTNRRQNRKCGACAACLRRMDCGHCDFCCDKPKFGGSNQKRQKCRWRQCLQFAMKRLLPSVWAGSEDGAGPPPTYPRRKRPGSTRRPLLGHTLKPPLAVSTAPPEHVQTPMKQEAGGGFVLPPPGTDLVFLREGASSPVQVPGPAPASTEALLQALDPGLPLVKQEPPDPEEEKSKDDSASDSAPEEEAAGVGTPVITEIFSLGGTRLRDTAVWLPRSKDLKKPGTRNQ, from the exons ATGGCTGAGGAGTGGCTGGactgcccagccctgggccctggcTGGAAGCGCCGGGAGGTTTTCCGCAAGTCAGGTGCCACCTGTGGACGCTCAGACACCTATTACCAGAG CCCCACAGGAGACAGGATCCGAAGCAAAGTTGAGCTGACCCGATACCTGGGCCCTGCGTGCGACCTCACTCTCTTCGACTTCAAACAAGGCATCCTTTGCTATCCAGCCCCCAAG GCCCGGTCCTTGCCTGTCCCCAGCAAGAAGCGGAAGAAGCCTTCGAGGCCAGTCAAGGCTCCGAAATGTCAGGTTGGATCCCAAAAAAGTGAGGACAAGAAGGAGGCCCCAAGAGTTGAGACCAAGGCTGACACGGACACAGCCCCGGCTTCTCTCCCTGCGCCTGG GTACTGTGAGAACTGTGGAATCAGCTTCTCAGGAGATGGTACCCGAAGGCAGCGGCTCAAGACGTTGTGCAAGGACTGCCGAG CACAGAGAATTGCTTTCAACCGGGAGCAGAGGATGTTTAAG CGTGTGGGCTGCGGGGAGTGTGCAGCCTGCCAGGTCACGGAGGACTGCGGGGCCTGCTCCACCTGCCTTCTGCAGCTGCCCCATGATGTGGCCTCGGGGCTGTTCTGCAAATGTGAGCAGAGACGGTGCCTCCGGATCGTGGAAAAG AGCCGAGGGTGTGGAGTGTGCCGGGGCTGTCAGACCCGAGAGGACTGTGGCCATTGCCGAGTCTGCCTCCGCCCTCCCCGCCCTGGTCTTAGGCGCCAGTGGAGGTGCGTCCAGCGGCGCTGCCTACGG GGTAAACGTAGCCGCCGCAGGGGAGGCTGCGACTCCAAGTTGACTGCCCGGTGGCGTCCCCGAACCCAGACTCTGCCTCCACTTCCCCCATCGCAGCCTCCAGAGTCCCCAGAGCTG CACCCCAGAGCCCTGGCCCCCTCGCCACCTGCCGAGTTCATCTATTACTGTGTAGACGAGGACGAGCTA CAGCCCTACACAAACCGCCGGCAGAATCGTAAGTGTGGGGCCTGTGCAGCCTGCCTGCGGCGGATGGACTGTGGCCACTGTGACTTCTGCTGTGACAAGCCCAAATTCGGGGGCAGCAACCAGAAGCGCCAGAAGTGTCGTTGGCGCCAATGCCTGCAGTTTGCCAtg AAGCGTCTGCTGCCCAGTGTCTGGGCAGGGTCTGAGGATGGGGCAGGGCCGCCCCCAACTTACCCTCGTCGAAAGAGGCCTGGCTCAACTCGACGGCCCCTCCTGGGCCATACCCTGAAGCCCCCGTTGGCTGTGTCCACAGCCCCACCAGAACATGTCCAGACTCCAATGAAGCAGGAAGCTGGCGGTGGTTTTGTGTTGCCCCCACCTGGCACTGACCTTGTGTTTTTACGGGAGGGTGCAAGCAGTCCTGTGCAGGTACCTGGACCTGCCCCAGCTTCCACAGAAGCCCTGTTGCAG gcATTAGACCCAGGCCTGCCACTTGTGAAGCAAGAGCCACCTGACCCTGAGGAGGAGAAGAGCAAGGATGACTCAGCCTCTGATTCGGCcccagaggaggaggcagcaggggTTGGCACGCCAGTG ATCACGGAGATTTTCAGCCTGGGTGGAACCCGCCTCCGGGACACAGCAGTCTGGTTGCCAAG
- the MBD1 gene encoding methyl-CpG-binding domain protein 1 isoform X44 yields MAEEWLDCPALGPGWKRREVFRKSGATCGRSDTYYQSPTGDRIRSKVELTRYLGPACDLTLFDFKQGILCYPAPKARSLPVPSKKRKKPSRPVKAPKCQVGSQKSEDKKEAPRVETKADTDTAPASLPAPGYCENCGISFSGDGTRRQRLKTLCKDCRAQRIAFNREQRMFKRVGCGECAACQVTEDCGACSTCLLQLPHDVASGLFCKCEQRRCLRIVEKSRGCGVCRGCQTREDCGHCRVCLRPPRPGLRRQWRCVQRRCLRHLAHRLRRHHQRCQRRPPLAVAPPAGKRSRRRGGCDSKLTARWRPRTQTLPPLPPSQPPESPELHPRALAPSPPAEFIYYCVDEDELQPYTNRRQNRKCGACAACLRRMDCGHCDFCCDKPKFGGSNQKRQKCRWRQCLQFAMKRLLPSVWAGSEDGAGPPPTYPRRKRPGSTRRPLLGHTLKPPLAVSTAPPEHVQTPMKQEAGGGFVLPPPGTDLVFLREGASSPVQVPGPAPASTEALLQALDPGLPLVKQEPPDPEEEKSKDDSASDSAPEEEAAGVGTPVAT; encoded by the exons ATGGCTGAGGAGTGGCTGGactgcccagccctgggccctggcTGGAAGCGCCGGGAGGTTTTCCGCAAGTCAGGTGCCACCTGTGGACGCTCAGACACCTATTACCAGAG CCCCACAGGAGACAGGATCCGAAGCAAAGTTGAGCTGACCCGATACCTGGGCCCTGCGTGCGACCTCACTCTCTTCGACTTCAAACAAGGCATCCTTTGCTATCCAGCCCCCAAG GCCCGGTCCTTGCCTGTCCCCAGCAAGAAGCGGAAGAAGCCTTCGAGGCCAGTCAAGGCTCCGAAATGTCAGGTTGGATCCCAAAAAAGTGAGGACAAGAAGGAGGCCCCAAGAGTTGAGACCAAGGCTGACACGGACACAGCCCCGGCTTCTCTCCCTGCGCCTGG GTACTGTGAGAACTGTGGAATCAGCTTCTCAGGAGATGGTACCCGAAGGCAGCGGCTCAAGACGTTGTGCAAGGACTGCCGAG CACAGAGAATTGCTTTCAACCGGGAGCAGAGGATGTTTAAG CGTGTGGGCTGCGGGGAGTGTGCAGCCTGCCAGGTCACGGAGGACTGCGGGGCCTGCTCCACCTGCCTTCTGCAGCTGCCCCATGATGTGGCCTCGGGGCTGTTCTGCAAATGTGAGCAGAGACGGTGCCTCCGGATCGTGGAAAAG AGCCGAGGGTGTGGAGTGTGCCGGGGCTGTCAGACCCGAGAGGACTGTGGCCATTGCCGAGTCTGCCTCCGCCCTCCCCGCCCTGGTCTTAGGCGCCAGTGGAGGTGCGTCCAGCGGCGCTGCCTACGG CACCTTGCCCATCGCCTCCGTCGCCACCATCAGCGATGTCAACGACGCCCTCCCTTAGCTGTGGCTCCCCCTGCT GGTAAACGTAGCCGCCGCAGGGGAGGCTGCGACTCCAAGTTGACTGCCCGGTGGCGTCCCCGAACCCAGACTCTGCCTCCACTTCCCCCATCGCAGCCTCCAGAGTCCCCAGAGCTG CACCCCAGAGCCCTGGCCCCCTCGCCACCTGCCGAGTTCATCTATTACTGTGTAGACGAGGACGAGCTA CAGCCCTACACAAACCGCCGGCAGAATCGTAAGTGTGGGGCCTGTGCAGCCTGCCTGCGGCGGATGGACTGTGGCCACTGTGACTTCTGCTGTGACAAGCCCAAATTCGGGGGCAGCAACCAGAAGCGCCAGAAGTGTCGTTGGCGCCAATGCCTGCAGTTTGCCAtg AAGCGTCTGCTGCCCAGTGTCTGGGCAGGGTCTGAGGATGGGGCAGGGCCGCCCCCAACTTACCCTCGTCGAAAGAGGCCTGGCTCAACTCGACGGCCCCTCCTGGGCCATACCCTGAAGCCCCCGTTGGCTGTGTCCACAGCCCCACCAGAACATGTCCAGACTCCAATGAAGCAGGAAGCTGGCGGTGGTTTTGTGTTGCCCCCACCTGGCACTGACCTTGTGTTTTTACGGGAGGGTGCAAGCAGTCCTGTGCAGGTACCTGGACCTGCCCCAGCTTCCACAGAAGCCCTGTTGCAG gcATTAGACCCAGGCCTGCCACTTGTGAAGCAAGAGCCACCTGACCCTGAGGAGGAGAAGAGCAAGGATGACTCAGCCTCTGATTCGGCcccagaggaggaggcagcaggggTTGGCACGCCAGTG
- the MBD1 gene encoding methyl-CpG-binding domain protein 1 isoform X22 translates to MAEEWLDCPALGPGWKRREVFRKSGATCGRSDTYYQSPTGDRIRSKVELTRYLGPACDLTLFDFKQGILCYPAPKARSLPVPSKKRKKPSRPVKAPKCQVGSQKSEDKKEAPRVETKADTDTAPASLPAPGYCENCGISFSGDGTRRQRLKTLCKDCRAQRIAFNREQRMFKRVGCGECAACQVTEDCGACSTCLLQLPHDVASGLFCKCEQRRCLRIVEKSRGCGVCRGCQTREDCGHCRVCLRPPRPGLRRQWRCVQRRCLRHLAHRLRRHHQRCQRRPPLAVAPPAGKRSRRRGGCDSKLTARWRPRTQTLPPLPPSQPPESPELHPRALAPSPPAEFIYYCVDEDELQPYTNRRQNRKCGACAACLRRMDCGHCDFCCDKPKFGGSNQKRQKCRWRQCLQFAMKRLLPSVWAGSEDGAGPPPTYPRRKRPGSTRRPLLGHTLKPPLAVSTAPPEHVQTPMKQEAGGGFVLPPPGTDLVFLREGASSPVQVPGPAPASTEALLQVKQEKVDAQEEWTPGTAILTSPVLLPGCPSKALDPGLPLVKQEPPDPEEEKSKDDSASDSAPEEEAAGVGTPVITEIFSLGGTRLRDTAVWLPRSKDLKKPGTRNQ, encoded by the exons ATGGCTGAGGAGTGGCTGGactgcccagccctgggccctggcTGGAAGCGCCGGGAGGTTTTCCGCAAGTCAGGTGCCACCTGTGGACGCTCAGACACCTATTACCAGAG CCCCACAGGAGACAGGATCCGAAGCAAAGTTGAGCTGACCCGATACCTGGGCCCTGCGTGCGACCTCACTCTCTTCGACTTCAAACAAGGCATCCTTTGCTATCCAGCCCCCAAG GCCCGGTCCTTGCCTGTCCCCAGCAAGAAGCGGAAGAAGCCTTCGAGGCCAGTCAAGGCTCCGAAATGTCAGGTTGGATCCCAAAAAAGTGAGGACAAGAAGGAGGCCCCAAGAGTTGAGACCAAGGCTGACACGGACACAGCCCCGGCTTCTCTCCCTGCGCCTGG GTACTGTGAGAACTGTGGAATCAGCTTCTCAGGAGATGGTACCCGAAGGCAGCGGCTCAAGACGTTGTGCAAGGACTGCCGAG CACAGAGAATTGCTTTCAACCGGGAGCAGAGGATGTTTAAG CGTGTGGGCTGCGGGGAGTGTGCAGCCTGCCAGGTCACGGAGGACTGCGGGGCCTGCTCCACCTGCCTTCTGCAGCTGCCCCATGATGTGGCCTCGGGGCTGTTCTGCAAATGTGAGCAGAGACGGTGCCTCCGGATCGTGGAAAAG AGCCGAGGGTGTGGAGTGTGCCGGGGCTGTCAGACCCGAGAGGACTGTGGCCATTGCCGAGTCTGCCTCCGCCCTCCCCGCCCTGGTCTTAGGCGCCAGTGGAGGTGCGTCCAGCGGCGCTGCCTACGG CACCTTGCCCATCGCCTCCGTCGCCACCATCAGCGATGTCAACGACGCCCTCCCTTAGCTGTGGCTCCCCCTGCT GGTAAACGTAGCCGCCGCAGGGGAGGCTGCGACTCCAAGTTGACTGCCCGGTGGCGTCCCCGAACCCAGACTCTGCCTCCACTTCCCCCATCGCAGCCTCCAGAGTCCCCAGAGCTG CACCCCAGAGCCCTGGCCCCCTCGCCACCTGCCGAGTTCATCTATTACTGTGTAGACGAGGACGAGCTA CAGCCCTACACAAACCGCCGGCAGAATCGTAAGTGTGGGGCCTGTGCAGCCTGCCTGCGGCGGATGGACTGTGGCCACTGTGACTTCTGCTGTGACAAGCCCAAATTCGGGGGCAGCAACCAGAAGCGCCAGAAGTGTCGTTGGCGCCAATGCCTGCAGTTTGCCAtg AAGCGTCTGCTGCCCAGTGTCTGGGCAGGGTCTGAGGATGGGGCAGGGCCGCCCCCAACTTACCCTCGTCGAAAGAGGCCTGGCTCAACTCGACGGCCCCTCCTGGGCCATACCCTGAAGCCCCCGTTGGCTGTGTCCACAGCCCCACCAGAACATGTCCAGACTCCAATGAAGCAGGAAGCTGGCGGTGGTTTTGTGTTGCCCCCACCTGGCACTGACCTTGTGTTTTTACGGGAGGGTGCAAGCAGTCCTGTGCAGGTACCTGGACCTGCCCCAGCTTCCACAGAAGCCCTGTTGCAG GTGAAGCAAGAGAAGGTGGATGCCCAGGAAGAATGGACACCGGGCACAGCCATCCTGACTTCTCCCGTATTGCTGCCTGGCTGCCCCAGCAAG gcATTAGACCCAGGCCTGCCACTTGTGAAGCAAGAGCCACCTGACCCTGAGGAGGAGAAGAGCAAGGATGACTCAGCCTCTGATTCGGCcccagaggaggaggcagcaggggTTGGCACGCCAGTG ATCACGGAGATTTTCAGCCTGGGTGGAACCCGCCTCCGGGACACAGCAGTCTGGTTGCCAAG
- the MBD1 gene encoding methyl-CpG-binding domain protein 1 isoform X9 has product MAEEWLDCPALGPGWKRREVFRKSGATCGRSDTYYQSPTGDRIRSKVELTRYLGPACDLTLFDFKQGILCYPAPKARSLPVPSKKRKKPSRPVKAPKCQVGSQKSEDKKEAPRVETKADTDTAPASLPAPGYCENCGISFSGDGTRRQRLKTLCKDCRAQRIAFNREQRMFKRVGCGECAACQVTEDCGACSTCLLQLPHDVASGLFCKCEQRRCLRIVEKSRGCGVCRGCQTREDCGHCRVCLRPPRPGLRRQWRCVQRRCLRHLAHRLRRHHQRCQRRPPLAVAPPAGKRSRRRGGCDSKLTARWRPRTQTLPPLPPSQPPESPELHPRALAPSPPAEFIYYCVDEDELQPYTNRRQNRKCGACAACLRRMDCGHCDFCCDKPKFGGSNQKRQKCRWRQCLQFAMKRLLPSVWAGSEDGAGPPPTYPRRKRPGSTRRPLLGHTLKPPLAVSTAPPEHVQTPMKQEAGGGFVLPPPGTDLVFLREGASSPVQVPGPAPASTEALLQVKQEKVDAQEEWTPGTAILTSPVLLPGCPSKALDPGLPLVKQEPPDPEEEKSKDDSASDSAPEEEAAGVGTPVITEIFSLGGTRLRDTAVWLPRAGSRERKMDVKCGRPRTHWRPQAPAGIPEDGLEPMSVARHLQLR; this is encoded by the exons ATGGCTGAGGAGTGGCTGGactgcccagccctgggccctggcTGGAAGCGCCGGGAGGTTTTCCGCAAGTCAGGTGCCACCTGTGGACGCTCAGACACCTATTACCAGAG CCCCACAGGAGACAGGATCCGAAGCAAAGTTGAGCTGACCCGATACCTGGGCCCTGCGTGCGACCTCACTCTCTTCGACTTCAAACAAGGCATCCTTTGCTATCCAGCCCCCAAG GCCCGGTCCTTGCCTGTCCCCAGCAAGAAGCGGAAGAAGCCTTCGAGGCCAGTCAAGGCTCCGAAATGTCAGGTTGGATCCCAAAAAAGTGAGGACAAGAAGGAGGCCCCAAGAGTTGAGACCAAGGCTGACACGGACACAGCCCCGGCTTCTCTCCCTGCGCCTGG GTACTGTGAGAACTGTGGAATCAGCTTCTCAGGAGATGGTACCCGAAGGCAGCGGCTCAAGACGTTGTGCAAGGACTGCCGAG CACAGAGAATTGCTTTCAACCGGGAGCAGAGGATGTTTAAG CGTGTGGGCTGCGGGGAGTGTGCAGCCTGCCAGGTCACGGAGGACTGCGGGGCCTGCTCCACCTGCCTTCTGCAGCTGCCCCATGATGTGGCCTCGGGGCTGTTCTGCAAATGTGAGCAGAGACGGTGCCTCCGGATCGTGGAAAAG AGCCGAGGGTGTGGAGTGTGCCGGGGCTGTCAGACCCGAGAGGACTGTGGCCATTGCCGAGTCTGCCTCCGCCCTCCCCGCCCTGGTCTTAGGCGCCAGTGGAGGTGCGTCCAGCGGCGCTGCCTACGG CACCTTGCCCATCGCCTCCGTCGCCACCATCAGCGATGTCAACGACGCCCTCCCTTAGCTGTGGCTCCCCCTGCT GGTAAACGTAGCCGCCGCAGGGGAGGCTGCGACTCCAAGTTGACTGCCCGGTGGCGTCCCCGAACCCAGACTCTGCCTCCACTTCCCCCATCGCAGCCTCCAGAGTCCCCAGAGCTG CACCCCAGAGCCCTGGCCCCCTCGCCACCTGCCGAGTTCATCTATTACTGTGTAGACGAGGACGAGCTA CAGCCCTACACAAACCGCCGGCAGAATCGTAAGTGTGGGGCCTGTGCAGCCTGCCTGCGGCGGATGGACTGTGGCCACTGTGACTTCTGCTGTGACAAGCCCAAATTCGGGGGCAGCAACCAGAAGCGCCAGAAGTGTCGTTGGCGCCAATGCCTGCAGTTTGCCAtg AAGCGTCTGCTGCCCAGTGTCTGGGCAGGGTCTGAGGATGGGGCAGGGCCGCCCCCAACTTACCCTCGTCGAAAGAGGCCTGGCTCAACTCGACGGCCCCTCCTGGGCCATACCCTGAAGCCCCCGTTGGCTGTGTCCACAGCCCCACCAGAACATGTCCAGACTCCAATGAAGCAGGAAGCTGGCGGTGGTTTTGTGTTGCCCCCACCTGGCACTGACCTTGTGTTTTTACGGGAGGGTGCAAGCAGTCCTGTGCAGGTACCTGGACCTGCCCCAGCTTCCACAGAAGCCCTGTTGCAG GTGAAGCAAGAGAAGGTGGATGCCCAGGAAGAATGGACACCGGGCACAGCCATCCTGACTTCTCCCGTATTGCTGCCTGGCTGCCCCAGCAAG gcATTAGACCCAGGCCTGCCACTTGTGAAGCAAGAGCCACCTGACCCTGAGGAGGAGAAGAGCAAGGATGACTCAGCCTCTGATTCGGCcccagaggaggaggcagcaggggTTGGCACGCCAGTG ATCACGGAGATTTTCAGCCTGGGTGGAACCCGCCTCCGGGACACAGCAGTCTGGTTGCCAAG
- the MBD1 gene encoding methyl-CpG-binding domain protein 1 isoform X14 encodes MAEEWLDCPALGPGWKRREVFRKSGATCGRSDTYYQSPTGDRIRSKVELTRYLGPACDLTLFDFKQGILCYPAPKARSLPVPSKKRKKPSRPVKAPKCQVGSQKSEDKKEAPRVETKADTDTAPASLPAPGYCENCGISFSGDGTRRQRLKTLCKDCRAQRIAFNREQRMFKRVGCGECAACQVTEDCGACSTCLLQLPHDVASGLFCKCEQRRCLRIVEKSRGCGVCRGCQTREDCGHCRVCLRPPRPGLRRQWRCVQRRCLRGKRSRRRGGCDSKLTARWRPRTQTLPPLPPSQPPESPELHPRALAPSPPAEFIYYCVDEDELPYTNRRQNRKCGACAACLRRMDCGHCDFCCDKPKFGGSNQKRQKCRWRQCLQFAMKRLLPSVWAGSEDGAGPPPTYPRRKRPGSTRRPLLGHTLKPPLAVSTAPPEHVQTPMKQEAGGGFVLPPPGTDLVFLREGASSPVQVPGPAPASTEALLQEAQCPGLSWVVALPQVKQEKVDAQEEWTPGTAILTSPVLLPGCPSKALDPGLPLVKQEPPDPEEEKSKDDSASDSAPEEEAAGVGTPVITEIFSLGGTRLRDTAVWLPRAGSRERKMDVKCGRPRTHWRPQAPAGIPEDGLEPMSVARHLQLR; translated from the exons ATGGCTGAGGAGTGGCTGGactgcccagccctgggccctggcTGGAAGCGCCGGGAGGTTTTCCGCAAGTCAGGTGCCACCTGTGGACGCTCAGACACCTATTACCAGAG CCCCACAGGAGACAGGATCCGAAGCAAAGTTGAGCTGACCCGATACCTGGGCCCTGCGTGCGACCTCACTCTCTTCGACTTCAAACAAGGCATCCTTTGCTATCCAGCCCCCAAG GCCCGGTCCTTGCCTGTCCCCAGCAAGAAGCGGAAGAAGCCTTCGAGGCCAGTCAAGGCTCCGAAATGTCAGGTTGGATCCCAAAAAAGTGAGGACAAGAAGGAGGCCCCAAGAGTTGAGACCAAGGCTGACACGGACACAGCCCCGGCTTCTCTCCCTGCGCCTGG GTACTGTGAGAACTGTGGAATCAGCTTCTCAGGAGATGGTACCCGAAGGCAGCGGCTCAAGACGTTGTGCAAGGACTGCCGAG CACAGAGAATTGCTTTCAACCGGGAGCAGAGGATGTTTAAG CGTGTGGGCTGCGGGGAGTGTGCAGCCTGCCAGGTCACGGAGGACTGCGGGGCCTGCTCCACCTGCCTTCTGCAGCTGCCCCATGATGTGGCCTCGGGGCTGTTCTGCAAATGTGAGCAGAGACGGTGCCTCCGGATCGTGGAAAAG AGCCGAGGGTGTGGAGTGTGCCGGGGCTGTCAGACCCGAGAGGACTGTGGCCATTGCCGAGTCTGCCTCCGCCCTCCCCGCCCTGGTCTTAGGCGCCAGTGGAGGTGCGTCCAGCGGCGCTGCCTACGG GGTAAACGTAGCCGCCGCAGGGGAGGCTGCGACTCCAAGTTGACTGCCCGGTGGCGTCCCCGAACCCAGACTCTGCCTCCACTTCCCCCATCGCAGCCTCCAGAGTCCCCAGAGCTG CACCCCAGAGCCCTGGCCCCCTCGCCACCTGCCGAGTTCATCTATTACTGTGTAGACGAGGACGAGCTA CCCTACACAAACCGCCGGCAGAATCGTAAGTGTGGGGCCTGTGCAGCCTGCCTGCGGCGGATGGACTGTGGCCACTGTGACTTCTGCTGTGACAAGCCCAAATTCGGGGGCAGCAACCAGAAGCGCCAGAAGTGTCGTTGGCGCCAATGCCTGCAGTTTGCCAtg AAGCGTCTGCTGCCCAGTGTCTGGGCAGGGTCTGAGGATGGGGCAGGGCCGCCCCCAACTTACCCTCGTCGAAAGAGGCCTGGCTCAACTCGACGGCCCCTCCTGGGCCATACCCTGAAGCCCCCGTTGGCTGTGTCCACAGCCCCACCAGAACATGTCCAGACTCCAATGAAGCAGGAAGCTGGCGGTGGTTTTGTGTTGCCCCCACCTGGCACTGACCTTGTGTTTTTACGGGAGGGTGCAAGCAGTCCTGTGCAGGTACCTGGACCTGCCCCAGCTTCCACAGAAGCCCTGTTGCAG GAGGCGCAGTGCCCTGGCCTGAGTTGGGTTGTGGCCTTACCCCAGGTGAAGCAAGAGAAGGTGGATGCCCAGGAAGAATGGACACCGGGCACAGCCATCCTGACTTCTCCCGTATTGCTGCCTGGCTGCCCCAGCAAG gcATTAGACCCAGGCCTGCCACTTGTGAAGCAAGAGCCACCTGACCCTGAGGAGGAGAAGAGCAAGGATGACTCAGCCTCTGATTCGGCcccagaggaggaggcagcaggggTTGGCACGCCAGTG ATCACGGAGATTTTCAGCCTGGGTGGAACCCGCCTCCGGGACACAGCAGTCTGGTTGCCAAG